A region of Polynucleobacter sp. JS-Mosq-20-D10 DNA encodes the following proteins:
- the purB gene encoding adenylosuccinate lyase, translating into MSQPISTLNALSPLDGRYAGKLDALRPWLSEAAFMRQRVFVEIHWLLALASGGLPDVPKISTADEAFLLSLPENFSDADAQRIKDIEAVTNHDVKAVEYFLKEKVAGRPDLLKASEFIHFACTSEDINNTSHGLMLRGARDEVLLPQLRKVLSVLTDLAIENAKVPLLSRTHGQPASPSTLGKELANIAKRLERAIATIAAVPLLGKMNGAVGNYNAHLSAYPNFDWENFSKNVVEKRLGLTFNPYTIQIEPHDGMAELFDAIARANTILLDMDRDFWAYISIGYFKQRTKAGEIGSSTMPHKVNPIDFENSEGNLGVANALLRHLAEKLPISRWQRDLTDSTVLRNLGPAFGHSVLAYDSALRGLGKLEVNHAAIAADLDACWEVLAEPVQTVMRRYGIENPYEQLKELTRGKGINQADLQTFIRGLKIPDDAKTLLLEMTPSSYLGKAVELTERLKK; encoded by the coding sequence GTGAGTCAGCCGATTTCTACTCTTAATGCACTATCCCCTTTAGATGGTCGCTATGCCGGCAAGCTGGATGCCTTGAGGCCCTGGTTATCCGAAGCCGCATTTATGCGGCAGCGTGTGTTTGTAGAGATTCATTGGTTATTGGCTTTGGCTTCCGGAGGCCTGCCAGATGTTCCAAAAATTAGTACAGCAGATGAAGCCTTCCTATTGTCTTTGCCAGAAAACTTCTCGGATGCCGATGCGCAACGCATTAAGGATATCGAGGCAGTCACCAATCACGATGTCAAAGCGGTGGAGTATTTTTTAAAAGAAAAAGTAGCCGGTCGCCCAGATCTCTTAAAGGCCAGTGAATTTATTCACTTTGCGTGCACCTCTGAAGATATCAACAACACGTCACATGGCTTGATGTTGCGCGGGGCGCGTGATGAAGTGCTGTTGCCACAACTCAGAAAAGTACTTTCTGTACTGACGGATTTGGCAATTGAGAACGCTAAAGTGCCTTTGCTGTCACGCACTCATGGCCAACCTGCCTCTCCAAGTACATTAGGTAAGGAGTTAGCTAATATTGCTAAACGTCTAGAGCGTGCAATTGCCACGATTGCAGCAGTGCCTTTGTTAGGAAAAATGAACGGTGCAGTCGGTAATTACAACGCGCATTTATCTGCTTACCCCAATTTTGATTGGGAAAACTTTTCTAAGAATGTCGTTGAGAAACGCTTAGGTCTTACCTTCAACCCTTACACGATTCAAATTGAGCCACATGATGGTATGGCTGAATTGTTTGATGCAATTGCTCGCGCCAACACCATCTTGTTGGATATGGATCGTGATTTCTGGGCGTACATTTCAATTGGTTACTTTAAGCAACGCACTAAAGCGGGTGAGATTGGTTCTTCAACTATGCCGCATAAGGTGAACCCAATTGACTTTGAAAACTCTGAAGGTAACTTGGGCGTAGCCAATGCCTTGTTGCGTCATCTTGCTGAGAAGTTACCAATTTCTCGCTGGCAGCGCGACCTCACTGATTCAACCGTATTGCGTAACCTAGGCCCAGCCTTTGGCCACAGCGTCTTAGCTTATGACAGCGCCTTACGTGGCTTAGGTAAGTTAGAAGTGAATCATGCAGCGATTGCTGCTGACTTAGATGCGTGCTGGGAAGTATTGGCAGAGCCAGTGCAGACTGTGATGCGTCGTTATGGCATTGAGAATCCGTATGAGCAACTCAAAGAGCTCACTCGTGGCAAAGGTATCAACCAGGCCGATTTACAAACCTTTATTCGTGGTTTAAAGATTCCAGATGATGCAAAAACCCTGTTACTTGAGATGACCCCATCTTCTTATTTAGGCAAGGCGGTCGAATTGACCGAACGTCTCAAAAAGTGA
- a CDS encoding glutathione S-transferase N-terminal domain-containing protein, producing MKLIGSLTSPYVRKVRIVFLEKKVDLDLELENVWAADTKIALNNPLGKVPCLLLDDGEVIYDSRVIAEYADTLSPLGKLIPTDSRERATVKTWETLADGIEDAGILARLEVTLRPPEQQSPAWIERQMGKMNTSLAQMSRKLGENAWCHSNQMTLADIAVGCALGYLLFRFPNIAWQAQYPNLDALYQKLMQRPSFAETAPPAA from the coding sequence ATGAAACTCATCGGATCCCTCACTAGCCCCTACGTGCGCAAAGTGCGCATTGTTTTCTTGGAAAAAAAGGTAGATTTAGACCTAGAACTCGAGAATGTCTGGGCCGCAGACACCAAAATAGCCCTCAACAACCCCTTAGGCAAAGTGCCTTGTCTTCTTTTAGATGACGGGGAAGTCATCTACGATTCACGCGTGATTGCTGAGTACGCTGATACATTGAGCCCGTTGGGCAAACTTATCCCGACCGATAGTCGTGAACGCGCTACCGTCAAAACTTGGGAAACCCTGGCTGACGGGATAGAAGATGCCGGCATTTTGGCTCGTTTAGAGGTGACCTTACGCCCACCTGAGCAACAGAGCCCCGCTTGGATTGAGCGCCAAATGGGCAAAATGAATACCTCTCTTGCCCAAATGTCCCGTAAATTAGGTGAAAACGCTTGGTGCCACAGCAACCAGATGACTTTGGCTGACATTGCGGTTGGCTGCGCCTTGGGTTACCTGCTGTTCCGCTTCCCCAATATCGCTTGGCAAGCGCAATATCCCAATTTAGATGCCTTGTATCAAAAGTTGATGCAAAGACCTTCCTTCGCAGAAACAGCGCCTCCAGCCGCCTAA
- the mnmA gene encoding tRNA 2-thiouridine(34) synthase MnmA, with protein sequence MIPLNSVAIPASKPSKVVVGMSGGVDSSVAAWMLKQQGYEVIGLFMKNWEDEDSDEYCSARQDWLDVVSVADLIGIDVEAVNFAAEYRERVFAEFLREYAAGRTPNPDVLCNAEIKFKAFLDHAISLGADAIATGHYARVRHEGGRVQLLKALDASKDQSYFLHRLTQNQLANVLFPLGEIPKTEVRKIAEKIGLHNAAKKDSTGICFIGERPFREFLNRYLPRTPGPIKTPEGKTVGEHMGLAFFTLGQRKGIGLGGSQDGNGDAWYVARKDVANNTLYVAQGHEHPWLLANQLSTIDASWVAGVAPTPGQYSAKTRYRQADSVCTLAAGADGPLSFELAFPEAQWAVTPGQSAVLYDGDICLGGGIISA encoded by the coding sequence ATGATCCCACTCAATTCTGTCGCAATACCTGCTTCAAAACCCTCCAAAGTCGTGGTTGGGATGTCTGGAGGGGTAGATTCGTCTGTTGCTGCCTGGATGCTCAAGCAGCAAGGCTATGAAGTAATTGGTCTTTTCATGAAAAACTGGGAAGACGAGGACAGTGACGAATATTGCTCTGCACGTCAGGATTGGCTAGATGTGGTGTCTGTGGCCGATCTCATTGGGATTGACGTCGAGGCCGTCAACTTTGCTGCTGAGTACCGTGAGCGTGTTTTTGCGGAGTTTTTGCGCGAATATGCTGCCGGCAGGACACCTAACCCAGATGTTTTGTGCAATGCAGAAATTAAATTTAAAGCCTTTTTAGATCACGCCATCAGTTTGGGCGCGGATGCCATTGCAACAGGTCACTATGCGCGGGTTCGACATGAAGGTGGTCGCGTACAGCTATTAAAAGCCTTGGACGCCAGTAAAGACCAAAGCTATTTTTTGCATCGCTTAACCCAGAATCAATTGGCCAATGTACTTTTTCCTTTGGGGGAGATTCCAAAGACGGAGGTGCGCAAGATTGCCGAAAAAATCGGCCTGCACAATGCCGCTAAAAAAGACTCTACAGGAATTTGCTTTATTGGTGAACGCCCTTTCCGCGAATTCTTAAACCGTTACCTACCGCGCACACCCGGGCCCATTAAAACTCCAGAAGGTAAAACAGTGGGTGAGCATATGGGTCTTGCCTTTTTCACCCTGGGACAGCGAAAGGGCATAGGCCTAGGCGGCAGTCAGGACGGCAATGGAGATGCTTGGTATGTCGCACGCAAGGATGTAGCCAATAACACCCTCTACGTTGCCCAAGGCCATGAGCATCCGTGGTTACTGGCCAATCAGCTTTCCACAATTGACGCTAGTTGGGTTGCTGGAGTTGCACCCACACCAGGCCAGTACTCTGCAAAAACCCGCTATCGTCAGGCAGACTCAGTATGTACGCTTGCTGCTGGAGCTGACGGGCCTTTGAGTTTTGAATTGGCCTTTCCGGAAGCGCAATGGGCGGTAACTCCGGGTCAGTCTGCCGTTTTGTACGACGGAGATATTTGCTTAGGCGGCGGGATTATTTCCGCCTAA
- a CDS encoding Re/Si-specific NAD(P)(+) transhydrogenase subunit alpha, translating to MRIGVPLEIRLGETRVAATPETVKKLIGQGHTVVIQKDAGVTASQPDSAYEAVGATIGSAADAFSAEIVLKVRAPEAAELKQIQSGSVLIGMLDPFDNDNIAAMAAQGVTAFSLEAAPRTTRAQSMDVLSSQANIAGYKAVMVAANEYQRFMPMLMTAAGTVKAARVLILGAGVAGLQAIATAKRLGAVIEASDVRPAAKEQIESLGAKFVDVPYETDEEREIAKGVGGYARPMPEAWMKRQAALVAERAQQADIVITTALIPGRKPPVLLHSDTVANMKPGSIVIDLAAGRGDNGSGNCPLTQEDKIVEKNGVKIIGYSNLASMVAADASALYARNLLDFMRLIVDPEAKLVIPTDDDIVTACLMCRDGQAIRKN from the coding sequence ATGCGCATAGGAGTACCGCTGGAAATCAGACTCGGGGAAACTCGAGTTGCCGCCACACCAGAAACCGTTAAGAAACTGATTGGTCAAGGCCATACAGTTGTTATTCAAAAAGATGCGGGCGTTACAGCCAGCCAACCTGATTCCGCCTATGAAGCTGTTGGCGCGACGATTGGTAGCGCAGCAGATGCGTTTAGCGCAGAGATCGTTCTAAAGGTGCGCGCGCCTGAAGCGGCAGAACTCAAGCAAATTCAATCTGGCAGTGTGCTCATTGGCATGCTCGATCCATTTGATAACGATAATATCGCTGCGATGGCTGCTCAAGGCGTGACTGCATTCTCATTAGAGGCTGCGCCACGCACTACTCGTGCACAAAGCATGGACGTCTTATCTTCGCAAGCCAACATCGCAGGTTATAAAGCAGTGATGGTTGCCGCCAATGAGTATCAGCGCTTTATGCCTATGCTCATGACTGCAGCCGGAACCGTTAAAGCCGCTCGCGTACTGATCTTGGGCGCTGGTGTTGCTGGCCTCCAAGCCATTGCAACTGCAAAGCGTTTAGGTGCTGTCATCGAAGCATCTGACGTGCGCCCTGCCGCTAAAGAGCAAATTGAATCTCTCGGCGCTAAGTTTGTTGACGTTCCTTACGAAACAGATGAAGAGCGCGAAATCGCTAAAGGCGTTGGTGGCTATGCGCGCCCAATGCCAGAAGCTTGGATGAAACGTCAAGCAGCACTAGTTGCGGAACGTGCTCAACAAGCTGACATCGTCATCACAACCGCCTTAATTCCTGGTCGTAAGCCGCCAGTCTTATTGCACAGCGACACCGTTGCCAATATGAAACCCGGTTCGATCGTGATCGACTTAGCAGCTGGTCGTGGTGACAATGGATCAGGTAATTGTCCTTTGACCCAAGAAGACAAGATTGTTGAGAAAAATGGTGTGAAGATTATTGGTTACAGTAATCTCGCCAGCATGGTGGCAGCGGATGCTTCTGCTTTGTATGCACGCAACTTGCTCGATTTTATGAGGCTCATCGTTGACCCAGAAGCGAAGTTGGTTATTCCAACCGATGACGACATCGTTACTGCCTGCCTCATGTGTCGTGATGGCCAAGCTATCCGCAAAAACTAA
- a CDS encoding proton-translocating transhydrogenase family protein, with protein MDLAAFQSILTVQNITVFVLAIFVGYQVVWNVTPALHTPLMAVTNAISGIIIVGALLQTEVIGGDEITLTSIIGAVAVFLASINIFGGFMVTRRMLEMFKKKAPKADATGSK; from the coding sequence ATGGATCTCGCTGCTTTTCAAAGCATTCTCACAGTCCAAAACATCACCGTGTTTGTTTTGGCCATTTTTGTTGGCTATCAAGTCGTTTGGAACGTTACCCCTGCACTTCACACTCCACTGATGGCGGTTACAAACGCAATCTCTGGAATTATTATTGTTGGTGCCCTACTTCAAACTGAAGTGATTGGTGGCGATGAGATCACTCTCACCAGCATCATTGGTGCTGTTGCCGTCTTCTTGGCATCAATTAATATTTTTGGTGGCTTTATGGTCACCCGTCGCATGCTTGAAATGTTCAAGAAAAAAGCCCCTAAAGCTGATGCGACTGGAAGCAAATAA
- a CDS encoding NAD(P)(+) transhydrogenase (Re/Si-specific) subunit beta yields the protein MSNITAISYLISSVLFILALRGLSSPTTSRQGNTFGMIGMLLAVITTFMIPDFKPVFSLIIGAIVAGAIIGILAAKRVQMTKMPELVALMHSFVGLSAVLIAIAAVFNPAQDHTGAQKIELFIGAFIGAITFTASIIAFGKLSGKVSGKSVTFAGQHLLNLLLAIAMVSGGVMYFMTGSHEAFLVMCAIALVLGVTLIIPIGGADMPVVVSMLNSYSGWAAAGIGFTLNNPVLIIAGACVGSSGAILSYIMCKAMNRSILAVLLGGFGAEASAGGADDGGPKNYKTGSPEDAAFLMENADTVVIVPGYGLAVARAQHALKELTEKLTHHGVTVKYAIHPVAGRMPGHMNVLLAEAEVPYDQVFEMEDINSDFGQADVVLVLGANDVVNPAARTPGSPIFGMPILEAYKAKTIIVNKRSMAAGYAGLDNELFYMDKTMMVFGDAKKVVEDMVKSVS from the coding sequence ATGTCAAACATAACCGCGATTTCCTACCTCATTTCATCGGTGCTCTTCATCCTCGCCTTGCGTGGATTGTCTTCGCCAACCACATCACGTCAAGGCAATACCTTTGGCATGATCGGCATGCTGCTTGCCGTGATCACCACCTTCATGATTCCTGACTTTAAACCTGTCTTCTCATTGATTATTGGTGCGATTGTTGCGGGCGCAATCATTGGAATACTTGCCGCTAAACGTGTGCAAATGACCAAGATGCCAGAGCTCGTAGCGCTGATGCACTCTTTTGTTGGCTTATCAGCTGTATTGATTGCGATTGCAGCAGTGTTTAATCCAGCCCAAGACCATACTGGCGCTCAAAAGATTGAGCTCTTTATCGGTGCATTTATTGGCGCTATCACCTTTACTGCTTCCATTATCGCTTTTGGAAAATTGTCCGGCAAGGTCAGTGGTAAATCAGTGACCTTTGCTGGTCAGCACTTGCTCAACCTCCTCCTCGCAATTGCCATGGTTTCTGGTGGTGTCATGTACTTCATGACAGGTAGTCACGAAGCATTCTTAGTCATGTGTGCGATTGCCTTGGTGTTGGGCGTAACTTTAATTATCCCAATCGGTGGCGCAGATATGCCTGTAGTTGTATCGATGCTGAACAGTTACTCTGGTTGGGCAGCTGCAGGTATTGGTTTCACGCTCAACAACCCAGTATTAATTATTGCAGGCGCTTGCGTAGGTTCATCTGGCGCAATTCTGTCTTACATCATGTGTAAAGCAATGAACCGCTCCATCTTGGCAGTCTTGCTTGGTGGCTTCGGTGCAGAGGCCTCTGCTGGTGGCGCCGATGATGGTGGTCCAAAGAACTATAAAACCGGTTCGCCAGAAGATGCCGCCTTCCTTATGGAGAATGCCGACACAGTAGTGATCGTCCCTGGATACGGTCTCGCAGTTGCCCGAGCTCAGCATGCACTTAAAGAATTAACAGAAAAACTGACTCATCATGGTGTGACTGTAAAGTATGCAATCCACCCAGTAGCCGGTCGTATGCCTGGCCACATGAACGTGCTCCTGGCTGAAGCTGAAGTTCCATATGATCAAGTGTTTGAGATGGAAGATATCAACAGCGACTTTGGTCAAGCTGACGTGGTCCTCGTACTTGGTGCAAACGACGTGGTAAATCCTGCTGCTCGTACGCCAGGCAGCCCAATCTTTGGTATGCCAATTTTGGAAGCCTATAAAGCTAAAACAATTATTGTCAACAAACGCTCCATGGCTGCAGGTTATGCTGGTCTAGATAACGAACTCTTTTACATGGACAAAACCATGATGGTCTTTGGTGATGCGAAGAAGGTTGTGGAAGACATGGTGAAATCAGTTTCTTAA
- the groL gene encoding chaperonin GroEL (60 kDa chaperone family; promotes refolding of misfolded polypeptides especially under stressful conditions; forms two stacked rings of heptamers to form a barrel-shaped 14mer; ends can be capped by GroES; misfolded proteins enter the barrel where they are refolded when GroES binds): MAAKDVVFGDSARTKMVEGVNILANAVKVTLGPKGRNVVIERSFGGPIITKDGVSVAKEIELKDKLQNMGAQMVKEVASKTNDIAGDGTTTATVLAQSIVREGMKYVVSGHNPMDLKRGIDKAVTAALEELKKISKPCTTTKEIAQVGSISANSDQSIGQRIAEAMEKVGKEGVITVEDGKSLEDELEVVEGMQFDRGYLSPYFINQPEKQVAVLETPYVLLFDKKVSNIRDLLPVLEQVAKSGRPLLIIAEDVEGEALATLVVNNIRGIIKTCAVKAPGFGDRRKAMLEDIAILTGGTVIAEEIGLTLEKTTLEHLGQAKRIEIGKENTIIIDGAGDAKAIEARVKNIRVQIDEATSDYDKEKLQERVAKLAGGVAVIRVGAATEVEMKEKKDRVDDALHATRAAVEEGIVPGGGVALLRAMQGIKGLKGDNPDQDAGISIVLRAMEEPIRIIVSNAGDEASVVVNAVLASKGNNGYNAATGEYGDLVAQGVIDPTKVTKTALVNAASVAALLLTTDCAICEAPKDDSAGGGMPDMGGMGGMGGMGGMM, translated from the coding sequence ATGGCAGCAAAAGACGTTGTATTTGGAGATAGCGCCCGTACCAAGATGGTAGAAGGCGTCAATATTCTCGCAAACGCAGTAAAAGTTACTTTAGGACCAAAAGGTCGTAATGTGGTCATCGAGCGTTCATTTGGCGGCCCAATCATCACTAAAGATGGTGTATCCGTAGCAAAAGAAATCGAACTGAAAGACAAGCTCCAGAACATGGGTGCTCAGATGGTGAAGGAAGTTGCTTCTAAAACCAATGACATCGCTGGTGACGGTACCACTACCGCTACTGTATTGGCTCAGTCTATCGTTCGCGAAGGCATGAAATACGTAGTATCAGGCCACAATCCAATGGACTTGAAGCGTGGTATCGACAAAGCAGTTACAGCGGCACTCGAAGAGCTCAAGAAAATTAGTAAGCCTTGTACAACTACTAAAGAAATCGCTCAAGTCGGCTCTATCTCGGCTAATAGCGACCAAAGCATTGGTCAGCGTATTGCTGAAGCAATGGAAAAAGTAGGTAAAGAAGGTGTTATCACTGTTGAAGATGGCAAGTCTTTGGAAGACGAGCTTGAAGTAGTTGAGGGTATGCAGTTTGACCGTGGTTACCTCTCCCCATACTTCATTAACCAACCTGAAAAGCAAGTTGCCGTATTGGAAACTCCATACGTTCTCTTGTTTGACAAGAAAGTTAGCAATATCCGTGATTTGCTCCCAGTGCTCGAGCAAGTAGCGAAGTCAGGTCGTCCATTATTGATCATTGCAGAAGATGTTGAAGGCGAAGCCTTGGCAACTTTAGTTGTGAATAACATTCGCGGCATCATTAAGACTTGTGCTGTTAAGGCTCCAGGCTTTGGCGATCGTCGTAAAGCCATGTTGGAAGACATCGCAATTTTGACAGGCGGCACTGTTATTGCTGAAGAAATTGGCCTTACCCTCGAGAAAACAACTCTTGAGCACTTAGGTCAAGCTAAGCGTATCGAAATTGGTAAAGAAAACACCATCATCATTGACGGTGCTGGCGATGCTAAAGCAATTGAAGCACGCGTGAAGAATATTCGTGTTCAGATCGACGAAGCTACTAGCGACTACGATAAAGAGAAATTGCAAGAGCGTGTTGCCAAGTTGGCAGGCGGTGTTGCAGTGATTCGCGTTGGTGCTGCTACTGAAGTTGAAATGAAAGAAAAGAAAGACCGCGTTGATGATGCATTGCACGCAACTCGTGCAGCGGTTGAAGAAGGCATTGTTCCTGGCGGCGGCGTTGCTTTGTTACGCGCGATGCAGGGTATCAAAGGTCTTAAGGGTGATAATCCTGATCAAGACGCTGGTATCAGCATCGTATTGCGTGCAATGGAAGAGCCAATCCGTATCATCGTTTCTAACGCAGGCGATGAAGCCAGTGTAGTTGTTAATGCAGTATTGGCTAGTAAGGGCAATAACGGTTACAACGCAGCAACTGGTGAATACGGTGACCTCGTGGCTCAAGGTGTGATCGATCCAACCAAGGTAACAAAAACTGCATTAGTTAATGCAGCATCTGTTGCAGCCTTATTGTTGACTACGGATTGTGCAATCTGCGAAGCTCCAAAGGATGATTCTGCTGGCGGTGGTATGCCTGATATGGGCGGCATGGGTGGCATGGGTGGAATGGGCGGCATGATGTAA
- a CDS encoding co-chaperone GroES produces MNLRPLHDRVIIKRLDQESKTASGIIIPDAAAEKPDQGEVLAVGPGKRDDSGKLNAPDVKVGDRVLFGKYAGQTVKVGSDELLVMREEDIMAVVQK; encoded by the coding sequence ATGAATCTGCGTCCTTTACATGATCGCGTAATCATTAAGCGTTTAGATCAAGAATCAAAAACTGCCTCTGGAATCATCATTCCGGATGCTGCTGCTGAAAAGCCGGATCAAGGCGAAGTATTGGCAGTTGGCCCAGGCAAGCGTGACGACAGCGGTAAGTTAAATGCACCAGACGTCAAGGTTGGCGATCGCGTGTTATTTGGCAAATATGCAGGTCAAACAGTTAAGGTCGGCAGCGATGAGCTTCTCGTTATGCGCGAAGAAGACATTATGGCTGTTGTACAGAAGTAA
- a CDS encoding diguanylate phosphodiesterase, whose translation MSPKSRLYTLVKAWKNKPFQEVRDACGQPWLGLSGKALEEHQAWSQRQAISNEPIFNSQGTKLTSSLFRPLLTATDTQLLRLFMEGLDTITYWYRSGRFIPGILPVPAQHLASSGFIDAFSDLILNSRLPVGLVSLGMYKLNDVDSMEPCMEGLLRMRRLGVLIHLLDFSGASAQIRWVEEIEPEGIHIEIGQFRADGLPNEMISLGDKFHTQIYASNITLVKDLENVMAMGAHHSYGGLMMPPVSRHQMLHMSDSRIAKAIFSLHPHKTQNGDK comes from the coding sequence ATGAGCCCGAAATCCCGGCTGTACACGCTTGTAAAGGCTTGGAAGAACAAACCCTTCCAAGAAGTGCGCGATGCCTGCGGCCAGCCTTGGCTTGGTCTTAGCGGCAAAGCGCTAGAAGAACACCAAGCCTGGTCCCAGCGACAAGCGATAAGTAACGAACCCATCTTTAATAGCCAAGGAACTAAGCTGACGAGCTCTTTATTTAGACCATTACTGACCGCTACCGACACGCAGCTCCTCAGATTATTCATGGAGGGCTTAGACACCATTACATATTGGTACCGAAGTGGTCGCTTCATTCCGGGCATCTTGCCTGTACCAGCACAACATCTAGCATCCAGCGGTTTTATAGATGCTTTCAGTGACCTGATTCTGAACTCACGACTCCCTGTTGGCCTAGTGAGCTTGGGAATGTACAAACTCAACGATGTCGATTCCATGGAACCGTGCATGGAAGGCTTATTACGAATGCGTCGTCTGGGCGTTCTGATCCATCTTCTTGATTTTTCTGGGGCTAGTGCGCAAATCCGCTGGGTAGAGGAGATCGAACCCGAGGGCATTCATATTGAGATTGGGCAATTTCGAGCTGATGGCCTACCAAACGAAATGATTTCCCTTGGCGATAAATTCCACACCCAAATCTATGCCAGCAACATCACCCTAGTGAAGGATTTGGAAAATGTCATGGCAATGGGGGCGCACCATAGCTATGGCGGACTCATGATGCCACCAGTAAGCCGACATCAAATGCTACACATGAGCGATAGCCGCATCGCCAAGGCCATTTTTTCGCTGCACCCTCATAAAACCCAAAACGGAGACAAGTAA
- a CDS encoding response regulator transcription factor — MRKRVMLVDDHPAMLMALKSMLQDQLLFEIAGQAQHGEECLRSIKEVNPNMVILDLDMPKTDGFDVIRRISLMHPEVRILVLSSLDEAVYGGRVRSLGAHGFVNKTAGADVILAACVAISQGYTFFTHGKNGNTSLSDNDKLALISDRELQVMKYLGKGNTNQQISDLLHISNKTVATYKTRVFDKLGINNIADLILFCRMNNIIES; from the coding sequence ATGAGAAAACGCGTGATGTTGGTAGATGACCATCCAGCTATGCTGATGGCATTAAAAAGTATGTTGCAAGATCAATTGCTTTTTGAGATCGCAGGACAGGCGCAGCATGGTGAAGAGTGCTTACGCTCAATTAAAGAAGTCAATCCCAATATGGTGATCTTAGATTTGGACATGCCTAAGACGGATGGCTTTGATGTCATCCGCCGGATTAGCTTGATGCATCCAGAAGTTCGTATTCTGGTGCTATCTAGCCTAGATGAGGCAGTCTATGGCGGCAGAGTGCGGTCTTTGGGTGCGCATGGTTTTGTGAATAAGACTGCTGGGGCTGATGTCATCTTAGCTGCATGCGTTGCCATCTCACAGGGATATACCTTCTTCACACATGGGAAGAATGGCAACACCTCTCTGAGCGATAACGATAAATTGGCATTGATATCCGATCGTGAGCTACAAGTCATGAAGTATCTCGGTAAAGGCAATACTAACCAGCAGATATCAGACCTACTGCACATTAGCAATAAGACCGTAGCAACCTATAAGACTAGAGTCTTTGACAAACTAGGTATTAACAATATTGCTGATTTGATCCTGTTCTGCCGCATGAACAACATCATCGAAAGCTAA